Proteins encoded by one window of Blautia faecicola:
- a CDS encoding glycoside hydrolase family 2 protein has translation MKCYIKDYPRPQFVRNNWENLNGTWDFGFDDANVGEKEKWYQEFKGDKKIQVPFTYETKLSGIEDENRHDFIWYHRTITVDGAKMEKNRYILHFEGSDFITKVWVNGAYAGSHRGGYARISFDITELVCDGENQLTVKVEDSYDPQQPRGKQRWVEKNFGCWYVQTTGIWKTVWSEYVPNISLASVKMTPDLENAALKLEYEVDAAQEVLNEDLVITAAISFQGIPITSQSIMANQKHIETTMNVAYCGGIGQGWGLEWGVRTWAPSQPDLYDIDFTVTYKNEVQDTIGSYFAMREIRIDGPNILLNGHPLYQRLILDQGYWKDSHLTPPSEEALIEDIDKIHALGYNGLRKHQKIEDERFLYWCDVKGMLVWSEMAAAYQYTDYAVEEFTKEWMEIVRQNYNHPCIITWTPFNESWGVSKIETRQVEQHFTEAIYYLTKSFDIMRPVIVNDGWEHTVSDIITLHDYEEVGETLYKRYTEYREQILTTEVYHSSAKSAFANGYEYKGQPIIISEYGGIAFDNDDSGWGYGNKVNTKEDFIRRFDDITTAVKKIPYCCGFCYTQVSDVQQEINGLMDMERNFKVEPEIIKEINERQIGYWRSFM, from the coding sequence ATGAAATGTTACATCAAGGACTATCCAAGACCACAGTTTGTAAGAAACAACTGGGAAAATCTGAACGGAACCTGGGATTTCGGGTTCGATGATGCAAATGTGGGTGAAAAAGAAAAATGGTATCAGGAATTTAAAGGAGATAAGAAGATTCAGGTTCCGTTTACTTATGAAACGAAATTAAGTGGTATTGAGGATGAAAACCGTCACGATTTTATCTGGTATCACAGAACAATCACGGTAGATGGTGCAAAAATGGAAAAGAACCGTTATATCCTGCACTTTGAAGGAAGCGATTTTATCACAAAGGTATGGGTAAACGGTGCATATGCGGGAAGCCACAGGGGCGGATATGCAAGAATTTCTTTTGATATCACAGAGCTGGTTTGCGATGGGGAAAATCAACTGACAGTAAAAGTAGAAGATTCTTACGATCCACAGCAGCCAAGAGGAAAGCAGCGTTGGGTAGAGAAAAACTTTGGATGCTGGTATGTACAGACTACCGGTATCTGGAAAACGGTCTGGAGCGAGTATGTGCCAAACATCAGTCTGGCATCTGTGAAAATGACACCGGATCTGGAGAATGCAGCATTAAAACTGGAATATGAAGTAGACGCTGCACAGGAAGTTCTGAATGAAGATCTGGTTATTACAGCTGCGATAAGCTTTCAGGGAATCCCGATTACCAGTCAGTCAATAATGGCCAACCAGAAACATATAGAAACAACCATGAATGTGGCTTACTGTGGCGGTATAGGACAGGGATGGGGCCTGGAATGGGGCGTGCGTACCTGGGCACCTTCACAGCCGGATCTGTATGATATTGATTTTACGGTTACATATAAAAATGAAGTACAGGATACGATCGGATCTTACTTTGCGATGCGAGAGATTCGCATCGACGGACCGAACATCTTGTTAAACGGTCACCCACTGTACCAGAGACTGATCCTGGATCAGGGTTATTGGAAAGATTCTCACCTGACACCGCCGAGTGAGGAAGCGCTGATTGAAGATATCGATAAGATTCATGCGCTTGGTTATAATGGACTTCGCAAACATCAGAAGATCGAAGATGAAAGATTCCTGTACTGGTGTGATGTAAAAGGAATGCTGGTATGGAGTGAGATGGCAGCTGCTTACCAGTATACCGATTATGCAGTAGAAGAATTTACAAAGGAATGGATGGAAATCGTACGTCAGAACTACAACCACCCGTGTATCATTACCTGGACACCATTCAACGAGTCCTGGGGTGTAAGCAAGATTGAGACCAGACAGGTAGAACAGCACTTCACAGAGGCAATCTACTACCTGACCAAGAGCTTCGACATCATGCGCCCGGTTATTGTCAATGACGGATGGGAGCATACAGTCTCCGATATTATTACACTTCACGATTATGAAGAAGTGGGAGAAACTCTGTATAAACGTTACACAGAATACCGGGAGCAAATCCTGACGACAGAGGTATACCACAGCAGCGCAAAATCTGCATTTGCCAACGGCTACGAATATAAGGGACAGCCGATCATCATCAGCGAATACGGTGGAATTGCCTTTGACAACGATGATTCCGGATGGGGCTATGGCAATAAAGTGAATACCAAAGAGGACTTTATCAGACGGTTTGATGATATCACAACCGCGGTAAAGAAAATTCCATACTGCTGTGGTTTCTGCTACACCCAGGTCAGCGACGTACAGCAGGAGATCAACGGGCTGATGGATATGGAAAGAAACTTCAAAGTTGAACCGGAGATCATCAAAGAAATTAACGAACGCCAGATTGGATACTGGAGATCATTTATGTAA
- a CDS encoding YARHG domain-containing protein, which yields MKKKKKQSTGLIVAAVLLGVVDVAAFALLLAGVLISPAKGETVKAELSADFQENDQEYYDVDRTENYPSTATVAYGGTAIIGDAPDTNDTSDTEDLTEDDDDTIDTSDDPYAGFVFPDSDTTIITKTQMKATLKTRSLCRRAVNEIYARHGYQFSKQENTDYFNQYDWYRNMPKETDMSIVASEFSSVEKKNVEALQAYEDSKDWD from the coding sequence ATGAAAAAGAAGAAAAAACAGTCAACAGGTCTGATCGTTGCAGCGGTACTTCTTGGTGTTGTGGATGTGGCGGCATTTGCATTGCTGCTGGCCGGTGTTTTGATCTCTCCGGCAAAAGGAGAAACAGTAAAAGCAGAACTTTCCGCAGACTTTCAGGAAAACGATCAGGAATATTATGACGTGGACAGGACGGAGAATTATCCATCAACCGCGACGGTAGCTTACGGGGGTACAGCGATTATCGGAGATGCTCCGGATACGAATGACACATCCGATACAGAGGATTTGACAGAGGACGATGACGATACCATCGATACAAGCGACGATCCGTATGCAGGTTTCGTCTTCCCGGACAGTGATACGACAATTATCACGAAAACGCAAATGAAAGCAACACTCAAGACCAGAAGCCTTTGCCGGCGGGCGGTTAATGAGATTTATGCGCGTCACGGCTACCAGTTCTCCAAACAGGAAAATACCGATTATTTCAATCAATATGACTGGTACCGGAATATGCCGAAAGAAACCGATATGAGTATCGTGGCATCTGAATTCTCTTCGGTAGAAAAGAAGAACGTGGAAGCTCTTCAGGCATATGAAGATTCGAAAGACTGGGATTAG
- a CDS encoding zinc-ribbon domain-containing protein — MYCPNCGTKNEDDSLFCMECGTQLKKDTVLNQLPHQETIPMQPEGRTVTDADIPKNRQSGSQNNENPNNKNQDTRNQNMGNQNENPSDIRRNGNPGGQNDYGQNYGNANPVNLAGRGQPYFTGSAPNSSQPQGGGRYQGTPDQRHHQPPKQKKPVSKLAIFVAIEAIAAVALFAGAYKITSDRFSPEKVAMDYWEAKADHDWSQAYDYCNFPNSDLLTKKMYVQSKADQTEPLEYQSVTIKDVRQLTSEAVNQLGNLASMLDADGDDYDDYLDDLEDELEDDDLKVYRVEYIEKGAASKSVEYITLTETENKKWLFWDEWKVADVESWAGNVTYSIPEGATLQLNGETIDDSAAVIDDGWKIITIPYLFTGDYQLQVTEDGMKPYCKNTSITPYGTEEGNIGLVPTDETLKALGEQAGNDIKFLIESALQGKSFEEVKDVFSSGALEDGYIKNYYENLTNKVKGNGSAKITGLAISNINTALDSSPTGTEIDLRGTAQRKENYINYWNEIEEEDNEIYFVASYCKEGAEWKLMNLPVDEYVF, encoded by the coding sequence ATGTATTGTCCAAACTGTGGAACAAAAAATGAGGATGATTCCCTGTTTTGTATGGAATGTGGAACTCAATTAAAAAAGGATACCGTCCTAAATCAGCTCCCGCATCAGGAAACTATACCGATGCAGCCGGAAGGAAGAACTGTGACAGATGCCGATATTCCGAAAAATCGGCAAAGCGGAAGTCAGAATAATGAAAATCCGAATAACAAAAATCAGGATACCAGGAATCAAAATATGGGAAACCAAAACGAAAATCCGTCAGATATTCGCAGAAATGGAAATCCAGGAGGACAAAACGATTACGGTCAAAACTATGGAAATGCCAATCCGGTCAACTTAGCCGGTCGGGGGCAGCCGTATTTTACCGGCAGCGCTCCGAACAGTTCACAACCTCAGGGAGGAGGTCGCTATCAGGGAACACCGGATCAGAGACATCATCAGCCACCCAAACAGAAAAAACCGGTTTCGAAGCTTGCGATTTTTGTGGCGATTGAAGCTATAGCAGCAGTGGCATTATTTGCAGGTGCCTATAAGATCACATCAGACCGCTTTTCACCGGAAAAAGTTGCGATGGATTACTGGGAAGCCAAAGCAGATCATGACTGGTCTCAGGCATATGATTATTGTAATTTCCCAAACAGTGATCTGCTGACAAAGAAAATGTATGTACAATCCAAAGCAGATCAGACAGAGCCGCTGGAGTACCAGTCGGTAACGATCAAAGATGTCAGACAGCTCACTTCGGAGGCAGTAAATCAGCTGGGAAATCTCGCTTCTATGTTAGATGCAGACGGTGACGACTATGATGATTATCTGGATGATCTGGAAGACGAATTAGAAGATGATGATCTGAAAGTATATCGTGTGGAATATATAGAAAAAGGTGCTGCCAGCAAATCGGTAGAATACATCACACTGACAGAAACAGAAAATAAAAAATGGCTGTTCTGGGATGAGTGGAAAGTGGCAGATGTAGAAAGCTGGGCAGGAAATGTCACATATAGCATACCGGAAGGAGCTACACTGCAGCTAAATGGAGAAACCATAGATGACAGCGCAGCTGTTATTGATGACGGCTGGAAAATAATCACGATCCCCTACCTGTTCACCGGTGACTATCAGCTGCAGGTAACAGAAGATGGAATGAAACCTTATTGCAAAAATACAAGTATAACACCGTATGGAACAGAAGAAGGAAACATCGGTCTGGTTCCAACAGACGAAACCTTGAAAGCATTAGGCGAACAGGCGGGAAATGACATCAAATTTCTTATAGAAAGTGCCTTACAGGGAAAATCATTCGAAGAAGTAAAGGACGTATTTTCTTCCGGTGCTCTGGAAGATGGTTACATTAAAAATTACTATGAAAACCTGACTAACAAGGTAAAAGGCAACGGCTCCGCCAAGATCACAGGACTAGCCATCAGTAACATCAACACAGCCCTGGACTCATCCCCTACAGGAACCGAGATAGACCTGCGAGGAACAGCACAGAGAAAAGAAAACTACATCAACTACTGGAACGAAATAGAAGAAGAGGATAATGAAATCTATTTCGTCGCAAGCTACTGTAAAGAAGGAGCCGAATGGAAACTGATGAACCTGCCGGTAGATGAATATGTGTTCTAG
- a CDS encoding DUF6783 domain-containing protein yields MSFNVNQQYVFILANRMNTKCASKWDLQIIGTSFQAFSGTLFLSLMICSFKTCTSRTHIHLPAGSSVSIRLLLYSSLRRNRFHYPLLLFRSSS; encoded by the coding sequence CTGAGTTTCAATGTCAATCAGCAATATGTATTTATTCTTGCCAACCGAATGAATACAAAATGTGCCTCAAAATGGGATCTGCAGATTATTGGCACAAGTTTTCAAGCATTTTCCGGAACACTTTTCCTGTCTCTGATGATTTGTTCTTTCAAAACCTGCACATCTAGAACACATATTCATCTACCGGCAGGTTCATCAGTTTCCATTCGGCTCCTTCTTTACAGTAGCTTGCGACGAAATAGATTTCATTATCCTCTTCTTCTATTTCGTTCCAGTAGTTGA
- a CDS encoding L-lactate dehydrogenase, which yields MSSKITVIGAGSVGSTIAYTLSNQNVASEIVLIDINKEKVEGEVMDIAQGTCFRDPISIVAGEYEDAKDSDIVIITSGIARKPGQTRIELTQTNVNILKSITPEIVKVAPHALYIIVSNPVDIMTYVFTKISGLPENQIIGSGTILDSARLRCGLSEHLNVAQNNIHAYVFGEHGDTSFIPWTGAYVSGVSLDEYYDIAKSMGKEVKEVDKDAMLEYVQKSGGQIIKRKGATFYAVSASVCKLCSILTSSSDSITTVSSMMHGEYGIDDVCLSTLTLVGPNGIQGKVPMRMNKKEIEQLHKSADALKEVIAQINLD from the coding sequence ATGAGCAGCAAAATTACAGTTATCGGAGCCGGAAGTGTTGGTTCTACAATTGCGTATACCTTATCTAATCAGAATGTTGCATCAGAGATCGTCCTGATCGACATTAACAAAGAAAAAGTAGAAGGCGAAGTCATGGATATCGCACAGGGAACCTGCTTCAGAGACCCGATCTCCATCGTTGCCGGTGAATACGAGGATGCAAAAGATTCCGACATCGTTATCATCACCTCTGGTATCGCCCGTAAACCAGGTCAGACAAGAATCGAACTGACACAGACCAACGTAAACATTCTGAAATCTATCACACCGGAGATCGTAAAAGTAGCTCCGCATGCATTATATATCATCGTAAGTAACCCGGTAGATATCATGACCTATGTATTTACCAAGATTTCCGGACTGCCGGAAAACCAGATCATCGGATCCGGAACCATTCTGGATTCTGCCCGTCTTCGCTGCGGACTCTCCGAGCATCTTAATGTAGCACAGAACAACATTCATGCATATGTATTTGGTGAGCATGGTGACACATCCTTCATCCCGTGGACCGGCGCATATGTATCCGGTGTAAGTCTGGATGAATATTACGATATTGCAAAGAGCATGGGAAAAGAAGTAAAAGAAGTGGACAAAGATGCGATGCTCGAATACGTACAGAAATCCGGCGGACAGATCATCAAGAGAAAAGGTGCTACTTTCTATGCAGTATCTGCTTCCGTATGCAAACTCTGCTCTATCCTGACATCTTCCTCTGATTCCATTACAACGGTATCTTCCATGATGCACGGCGAGTACGGAATCGATGATGTATGCCTGAGCACACTGACACTGGTCGGACCGAACGGTATCCAGGGTAAAGTGCCGATGCGTATGAACAAAAAAGAGATCGAGCAGTTACATAAGAGTGCCGATGCGCTGAAAGAGGTTATCGCACAGATCAATCTGGACTAA
- a CDS encoding CoB--CoM heterodisulfide reductase iron-sulfur subunit B family protein: MKYSYFPGCTLRTKARDLDAYARVSARALGFELEEIDNWQCCGGVYPLGSDEIATKLSSVRALNQAKEKGQDLVTLCSACHHVIKRVNDDMKNVEDIRTRANNYMKLEEPYAGETEVLHFLEVLRDRVGFDELKKKVVSPLKGKKIGAYYGCLLLRPGKIMAFDNPENPTIIEDFIRAIGATPVVYPYRNECCGGYISLKEKDMSRNMCNNIMDSAAGFGAEMLITACPLCLYNLNKSGNGKLPVHYFTELLAEALGVKEEALQTLTSDKEVAQA, encoded by the coding sequence ATGAAGTACAGTTATTTTCCGGGTTGTACCCTGAGAACAAAAGCAAGAGATCTGGATGCATATGCCAGAGTATCTGCAAGGGCACTGGGATTTGAACTGGAAGAAATAGACAACTGGCAGTGCTGCGGTGGTGTCTATCCACTTGGCTCTGATGAAATTGCCACCAAACTTTCTTCCGTCCGTGCTCTGAACCAGGCCAAAGAAAAAGGTCAGGATCTGGTAACTCTCTGTTCTGCCTGTCATCATGTGATCAAACGTGTCAACGATGATATGAAGAACGTAGAAGACATTCGTACCAGAGCAAACAACTACATGAAACTGGAAGAACCGTATGCGGGCGAGACAGAAGTGCTCCATTTTCTGGAAGTGCTCCGTGACCGCGTAGGATTTGATGAATTAAAGAAAAAAGTGGTCAGTCCGTTAAAAGGAAAGAAGATCGGTGCTTACTATGGCTGCCTGCTTCTTCGCCCGGGCAAGATCATGGCGTTTGATAATCCGGAGAATCCGACCATCATCGAAGACTTTATCCGTGCCATCGGTGCTACACCGGTTGTATATCCATACCGGAATGAGTGCTGCGGCGGATATATCTCTCTGAAAGAAAAAGACATGTCCAGAAACATGTGCAACAATATCATGGACAGCGCAGCAGGATTTGGTGCTGAGATGCTGATCACCGCCTGTCCATTGTGTCTGTATAACCTGAACAAGAGTGGAAACGGAAAACTTCCGGTTCATTATTTCACAGAACTTCTGGCAGAAGCTCTTGGCGTAAAAGAAGAGGCTTTGCAGACACTGACATCGGATAAGGAGGTGGCACAGGCATGA
- a CDS encoding 4Fe-4S dicluster domain-containing protein, whose protein sequence is MTNEKKQAELIKEISGVNPLKCMKCGKCSASCPSFNEMDIKPHQFVSYVANENIEELVNSKSLWKCLSCFACVERCPRDVKPGKLIDAARQLVVRQKGQNYLTPDEIPELLDPELPQQLLVSAFRRYRR, encoded by the coding sequence ATGACAAATGAAAAGAAACAGGCAGAACTGATCAAAGAGATCAGCGGTGTCAATCCCCTCAAATGTATGAAATGTGGTAAATGTTCCGCTTCCTGCCCGTCTTTCAACGAGATGGACATCAAACCACATCAGTTTGTATCCTATGTGGCAAACGAGAACATCGAAGAACTGGTAAATTCCAAATCTCTGTGGAAATGCCTCTCCTGCTTTGCCTGTGTAGAGCGTTGTCCGAGAGATGTAAAACCGGGTAAACTGATCGACGCAGCAAGACAGCTGGTAGTCCGCCAGAAAGGTCAGAACTATCTGACACCGGATGAGATTCCGGAACTGCTGGATCCGGAACTGCCGCAGCAGTTGTTAGTCAGTGCATTCAGAAGATATAGGAGGTAA
- a CDS encoding CoB--CoM heterodisulfide reductase iron-sulfur subunit A family protein — translation MQRIGVFVCHCGSNIAATVDVKKVAEMALMEPGVVHAEDYQYMCSEAGQALIAKAIKEKQLTGMVVCSCSPRMHEATFRKAAERAGLNPYMVEIANIREHCSWIHKDMEEATKKAVILMRAAVAKVNLNAPLQPGESRVTKRALVIGGGIAGIQTALDIADAGYEVDIVEKEPSIGGRMSQLDKTFPTLDCSACILTPKMVEAAAHEKINIYTYSEVEKVSGFVGDFTVDIRKKARSVNMDKCTGCGVCQEKCPSKKAPSEFNRGLNNRSAIYTPFAQAIPNVPVIDREHCIKFKTGKCGVCSKVCQAGAIDYDQKDEIVTEKYGAIVVATGFDIIKLDNYDEYAYSQSKDVITSLELERIMNAAGPTSGHLERLSDGKPPKEMVFIQCVGSRCSDDRGKSYCSKICCMYTAKHAMLIRDKYPDVNVTVFYIDVRTPGKNFDEFYRRAVEQYGVNYIKGQVGKVIPQPNGKLLVQGSDLLDNKQILKEADMVVLAAAIEPNPGVRKIATMLTASIDTNNFLTEAHAKLRPVESPTAGIFLSGVCQGPKDIPETVAQAGAAAVKAIGLLAKDKLMTNPCTAKPDELLCNGCSTCANVCPYGAITYEEKEINDHGIRETRRVAQVNSALCQGCGACTVACPSGAMDLQGFSNRQIIAEVDAICR, via the coding sequence GTGCAGAGAATAGGAGTATTTGTCTGTCATTGCGGAAGTAATATCGCAGCAACGGTAGATGTGAAAAAAGTAGCAGAGATGGCTCTTATGGAGCCGGGTGTTGTTCATGCAGAAGATTATCAGTATATGTGTTCCGAAGCAGGACAGGCACTGATCGCAAAAGCAATCAAAGAAAAACAGCTGACAGGAATGGTCGTTTGTTCCTGTTCCCCACGTATGCATGAGGCTACCTTCCGAAAAGCAGCGGAAAGAGCCGGACTGAACCCATACATGGTAGAAATCGCCAACATCCGTGAACATTGTTCCTGGATCCATAAAGATATGGAAGAGGCAACAAAGAAAGCCGTTATCCTGATGAGAGCGGCAGTTGCAAAGGTAAACCTGAACGCACCTTTACAGCCGGGCGAGAGCCGTGTAACAAAACGTGCCCTGGTCATCGGTGGTGGTATTGCAGGTATCCAGACAGCCCTGGACATCGCAGATGCAGGTTACGAAGTAGATATTGTTGAGAAAGAGCCGAGTATCGGTGGAAGAATGTCCCAGCTGGACAAAACCTTCCCGACTCTGGACTGTTCTGCATGTATCCTGACACCGAAGATGGTGGAAGCCGCAGCTCACGAAAAGATCAATATCTATACATACAGTGAAGTAGAAAAAGTATCCGGTTTCGTCGGTGACTTTACCGTAGATATCCGGAAAAAAGCAAGAAGCGTCAACATGGACAAATGTACCGGATGTGGTGTATGTCAGGAAAAATGTCCATCCAAGAAAGCACCGAGCGAATTTAACCGCGGTCTGAACAACAGAAGCGCGATCTACACACCATTTGCTCAGGCAATCCCGAACGTACCGGTGATCGACCGTGAACACTGTATCAAGTTCAAAACCGGAAAATGTGGTGTATGTTCCAAAGTATGTCAGGCAGGTGCGATCGACTACGATCAGAAAGACGAGATTGTAACAGAAAAATACGGCGCAATTGTCGTTGCAACCGGATTTGATATCATCAAACTGGACAACTACGATGAGTATGCATACAGCCAGAGCAAAGATGTCATCACCTCTCTGGAACTGGAACGTATCATGAACGCAGCAGGTCCGACAAGCGGCCATCTGGAACGTCTCTCCGACGGAAAACCTCCGAAGGAAATGGTATTTATCCAGTGTGTGGGAAGCCGTTGTTCCGATGACAGAGGAAAGAGCTACTGCTCCAAGATCTGTTGTATGTACACCGCAAAACATGCGATGCTGATCCGTGATAAATATCCGGATGTCAATGTAACTGTCTTCTATATTGATGTGCGTACTCCTGGTAAGAACTTCGATGAGTTCTACCGCAGAGCCGTAGAACAGTATGGAGTAAATTATATCAAAGGTCAGGTAGGAAAAGTGATTCCGCAGCCAAACGGAAAACTGCTGGTACAGGGATCCGATCTGTTAGATAACAAACAGATCCTGAAAGAAGCAGATATGGTTGTTCTGGCAGCTGCCATCGAGCCGAACCCGGGTGTTCGTAAGATCGCAACCATGCTGACAGCAAGTATCGATACCAACAACTTCCTGACAGAAGCACATGCAAAACTCCGTCCGGTAGAGTCCCCGACCGCAGGTATCTTCCTGTCCGGTGTATGCCAGGGACCGAAAGATATCCCGGAAACTGTAGCACAGGCAGGTGCAGCAGCTGTCAAAGCCATCGGACTGCTGGCAAAAGACAAACTGATGACCAACCCATGTACCGCAAAACCGGATGAACTTCTGTGTAACGGATGTTCCACCTGTGCAAATGTGTGCCCTTACGGAGCAATCACATACGAAGAGAAAGAAATTAATGACCACGGTATCCGTGAAACCCGCCGTGTGGCTCAGGTCAACAGCGCACTGTGCCAGGGTTGTGGTGCATGTACCGTAGCCTGCCCATCCGGAGCGATGGATCTGCAGGGATTCTCTAACAGACAGATTATAGCGGAGGTAGATGCAATATGTCGATAG
- a CDS encoding hydrogenase iron-sulfur subunit — protein MSIEAKEEFRPKIVAFCCNWCSYAGADLAGSSRLGYPADVKIIRVPCSCRVNPMFILRAFEKGADGVIMCGCHPGDCHYSTGNYYARRRMTLLFSMLDYIGVENGRTRVEWVSAAEGVKFSTTMNEFVEKIHSLGKNVRLEDIRCRN, from the coding sequence ATGTCGATAGAAGCAAAAGAAGAATTCAGACCGAAAATTGTAGCGTTCTGCTGTAACTGGTGCAGTTATGCAGGAGCCGACCTGGCTGGAAGCAGCCGTCTTGGTTACCCGGCAGATGTAAAGATCATCCGTGTTCCATGTTCCTGCCGTGTCAACCCGATGTTCATCCTTCGTGCCTTCGAAAAAGGTGCGGACGGCGTGATCATGTGTGGATGTCATCCAGGAGACTGCCATTACAGCACCGGTAACTATTACGCAAGAAGACGTATGACACTGCTGTTCTCCATGCTCGACTATATCGGTGTGGAAAACGGACGTACCCGTGTAGAATGGGTATCAGCAGCAGAGGGTGTAAAATTCTCCACAACCATGAACGAGTTCGTGGAAAAGATCCATTCCCTTGGTAAGAACGTTAGATTGGAGGATATAAGATGCAGGAATTAA
- a CDS encoding 4Fe-4S dicluster domain-containing protein gives MQELINRAKELLADGTVARVLGWKAGDLPYNPEPAYFETEESLKDFVYNGFCGANLSKYMIEASKLEGKTMVCLKPCDTYSFNQLIKEHRVNREKAYIVGVGCKGKLDIEKIRKQGIKGIESIQGAEITDDAETLTIQTIYGEKTCAYKDGMLERCHVCKGKEHQIYDEIIGESKDTKDADRFEQVKKIEAMKPEERFAFFQSELSKCIRCNACRNVCPACSCRKCVFDSNKFDSSQKANVDSFEEKMFHIIRAFHVAGRCTDCGECSRVCPQGIPLHLFNRKFIKDIDELYGEYQAGEDTDSKGPLTNFTFDDAEPSIVAERG, from the coding sequence ATGCAGGAATTAATCAACCGTGCGAAAGAACTGCTGGCAGACGGAACAGTAGCCCGGGTTCTTGGCTGGAAAGCCGGAGACCTGCCTTACAATCCGGAACCTGCGTATTTTGAGACAGAAGAATCTCTGAAAGATTTCGTATACAACGGATTCTGCGGAGCAAACTTAAGCAAATATATGATCGAAGCTTCCAAACTGGAAGGAAAAACCATGGTCTGTCTGAAACCGTGTGATACATACAGCTTCAACCAGCTGATCAAAGAACACAGAGTCAACAGAGAAAAAGCCTACATCGTCGGTGTGGGATGTAAAGGAAAACTGGATATCGAAAAGATCCGGAAACAGGGAATCAAAGGTATCGAGTCCATCCAGGGAGCAGAGATCACAGATGATGCCGAGACACTGACCATCCAGACCATCTACGGCGAGAAAACATGTGCTTACAAAGACGGTATGCTGGAGAGATGTCATGTATGTAAAGGCAAAGAACATCAGATTTATGACGAGATCATCGGGGAGTCCAAAGACACCAAAGATGCAGATCGTTTTGAACAGGTAAAGAAAATCGAAGCTATGAAACCGGAAGAGAGATTTGCATTCTTCCAGAGTGAACTGAGCAAATGTATCCGTTGCAACGCCTGCAGAAACGTATGTCCTGCATGCAGCTGCAGAAAATGTGTATTTGACAGTAACAAGTTCGACAGTTCCCAGAAAGCAAATGTAGATTCTTTCGAAGAGAAGATGTTCCACATTATCCGTGCATTCCATGTGGCAGGAAGATGTACGGACTGTGGCGAGTGCAGCAGAGTATGTCCGCAGGGTATCCCGCTTCATCTGTTCAACCGCAAATTTATCAAAGATATCGATGAACTGTACGGAGAGTATCAGGCAGGAGAAGATACCGATTCCAAAGGACCGCTGACAAACTTCACATTTGACGATGCAGAACCGAGCATCGTAGCAGAAAGGGGATAA